One region of Pseudomonas sp. ABC1 genomic DNA includes:
- the fabZ gene encoding 3-hydroxyacyl-ACP dehydratase FabZ has product MMDINEIREFLPHRYPFLLVDRVAELDLESKSISAYKNVTINEPFFNGHFPQHPIMPGVLIIEAMAQAAGILGFKMMGVKPEDGTLYYFVGSDKLRFRQPVVPGDQLILEAKFISCKRSIWKFDCRATVDGKEVCSAEIICAERKL; this is encoded by the coding sequence ATGATGGATATCAACGAGATTCGCGAGTTCTTGCCACACCGTTACCCGTTCCTGCTCGTCGATCGCGTCGCGGAGCTGGATCTCGAGAGCAAGAGCATCAGCGCATACAAGAACGTCACCATCAATGAGCCGTTTTTCAATGGCCACTTCCCGCAGCACCCGATCATGCCGGGTGTCCTGATCATCGAAGCCATGGCCCAGGCTGCAGGAATCCTGGGTTTCAAGATGATGGGCGTGAAGCCCGAAGACGGCACGCTGTACTACTTCGTCGGTTCGGATAAGCTGCGTTTTCGCCAGCCAGTGGTTCCGGGTGATCAACTGATCCTCGAGGCGAAGTTCATCAGTTGCAAGCGCAGCATCTGGAAGTTCGATTGCAGGGCCACCGTGGATGGCAAGGAAGTCTGTTCGGCCGAGATCATCTGTGCGGAACGCAAACTATGA
- the lpxA gene encoding acyl-ACP--UDP-N-acetylglucosamine O-acyltransferase, translating into MSLIDPRAIIDPSARLADDVVVGPWSIIGPDVEIGEGTVLGPHVIIKGPTRIGCHNRIYQFASLGEDTPDRKYKGEPTRLVIGDHNIIREGVTMHRGTIQDRDETTVGDHNLIMAYAHIGHDSVVGNHCILVNNVALAGHVHIGDWAILSGYTLVHQFCHIGAHSFAAMGSAIGKDVPAYVTVSGNPAEARSMNFEGMRRRGFSAEVMHALRNAYRTVYRRGLTVEAALEELAGDASDFPEVALFRETILNSTRGITR; encoded by the coding sequence ATGAGTTTGATTGACCCACGCGCCATCATCGACCCCAGCGCCAGGTTGGCCGATGACGTCGTCGTCGGTCCCTGGTCGATCATTGGGCCCGACGTGGAAATCGGCGAGGGTACGGTGCTTGGTCCCCATGTGATCATCAAGGGACCTACCAGGATCGGTTGCCACAACCGTATCTATCAGTTCGCCTCGCTGGGCGAAGACACGCCTGATCGCAAGTACAAGGGCGAGCCGACGCGGCTGGTCATTGGTGACCACAACATCATCCGCGAAGGCGTCACCATGCACCGTGGCACCATCCAGGACCGCGATGAGACCACGGTGGGCGATCACAACCTGATCATGGCCTATGCCCATATCGGCCACGATAGCGTGGTCGGCAACCACTGCATCCTGGTCAACAATGTCGCGTTGGCCGGACATGTGCACATCGGTGATTGGGCGATCCTGTCCGGCTATACCCTGGTGCATCAGTTCTGCCACATTGGCGCGCACAGCTTCGCTGCCATGGGTTCGGCCATCGGCAAGGACGTGCCTGCCTATGTGACGGTGTCAGGTAACCCTGCCGAGGCCCGCAGCATGAACTTCGAAGGCATGCGCCGCCGTGGTTTCTCGGCCGAGGTCATGCATGCCCTACGCAATGCCTATCGGACCGTCTACCGCCGCGGGTTGACCGTCGAAGCGGCACTGGAAGAGCTGGCCGGAGATGCCAGCGACTTCCCCGAGGTCGCCTTGTTCCGCGAGACCATTCTGAATTCGACCCGAGGCATTACGCGCTGA
- the lpxB gene encoding lipid-A-disaccharide synthase: protein MAKVLRIALVAGESSGDILGAGLMEALRARHGAVEFIGVGGPRMEALGMTSYFPQERLAVMGLVEVLGRLPELLRRRRHLLKSLVAAKPDVFIGIDAPDFNLDLELKLRNVGIRTVHYVSPSVWAWRQKRVLKIRRACDLMLTLFPFEARFYDEHDVKVRFVGHPLADTIPLEADRNAARLALGLPQQGNVVALMPGSRGGEVARLGGLFLAAAERLKALRPGVHFVMPCASPARRVELERMLVARDLPLTLLDGRSHEALAACDAVLIASGTATLEALLYKRPMVVAYNVAPLTYRILKRLVKSPYISLPNLLAQRMLVPELIQDAATPEALAQSLSPLLEHGEVQTEGFDRIHRLLRCGASEQAAEAVLELIGASDAARS, encoded by the coding sequence ATGGCCAAGGTGCTCCGTATCGCCCTGGTGGCGGGGGAGTCTTCCGGTGACATTCTCGGTGCGGGCCTGATGGAAGCGCTCAGGGCGCGCCATGGCGCTGTGGAGTTCATTGGCGTCGGTGGGCCTCGTATGGAAGCTCTGGGTATGACTTCCTATTTCCCCCAGGAACGCCTGGCCGTCATGGGGTTGGTCGAGGTTCTCGGGCGCCTGCCCGAACTGCTGCGCCGTCGCCGTCACTTGTTGAAGTCCCTGGTGGCCGCGAAGCCGGATGTCTTCATCGGTATCGATGCTCCCGACTTCAATCTCGACCTCGAACTGAAACTGCGCAATGTCGGTATTCGCACTGTGCATTACGTCAGCCCATCCGTCTGGGCCTGGCGGCAGAAGCGCGTGTTGAAGATTCGCCGTGCCTGCGACCTGATGTTGACGCTGTTCCCGTTCGAAGCGCGTTTTTATGACGAGCATGACGTCAAGGTGCGTTTCGTCGGGCATCCGCTGGCCGACACCATCCCGCTCGAAGCCGATCGCAACGCTGCCAGGCTCGCGCTGGGATTGCCGCAGCAAGGCAATGTGGTGGCCCTGATGCCGGGTAGCCGCGGTGGGGAGGTTGCGCGCCTGGGTGGGTTGTTCCTTGCCGCAGCGGAGCGTTTGAAGGCGTTGCGTCCTGGCGTGCATTTCGTCATGCCTTGCGCCAGCCCGGCGCGACGGGTGGAACTGGAGCGCATGCTGGTGGCGCGCGACCTCCCGCTGACACTGCTCGACGGGCGTTCCCACGAGGCGCTTGCCGCCTGTGATGCGGTGCTGATCGCTTCGGGGACGGCAACCCTCGAAGCGTTGCTCTACAAGCGTCCGATGGTGGTCGCCTACAACGTGGCGCCACTGACCTATCGAATCCTCAAACGCCTGGTGAAAAGCCCGTATATCTCCCTGCCGAACCTGCTGGCACAGCGCATGCTGGTGCCGGAGTTGATTCAGGATGCGGCAACGCCCGAAGCCCTGGCGCAGTCCCTGTCGCCGTTGCTGGAACATGGTGAAGTGCAGACTGAAGGATTCGATCGTATACACCGCCTGTTGCGTTGCGGTGCTTCCGAGCAGGCTGCGGAAGCCGTGCTGGAACTGATTGGGGCGAGTGATGCAGCTCGGTCTTGA
- the rnhB gene encoding ribonuclease HII: MQLGLDFSLVEALVAGVDEVGRGPLCGPVVTAAVILDPARPILGLNDSKKLTEARRELLFDEIREKALAWCIARADVEEIDRLNILHATMLAMQRAVEGLAVTPRLALIDGNRCPKLSVPCAPVVKGDSQVPAIAAASILAKVSRDREMRELDRLYPGYGLAGHKGYPTPSHLASLQALGVTPIYRRSFAPVRRLLDETAAFSAEPDRL; this comes from the coding sequence ATGCAGCTCGGTCTTGATTTTTCCCTGGTGGAGGCATTGGTTGCCGGAGTCGATGAAGTGGGCCGTGGTCCTCTGTGCGGCCCGGTCGTCACGGCGGCGGTGATACTGGACCCGGCGCGGCCCATTCTCGGCCTCAACGACTCGAAGAAGCTGACCGAGGCGCGTCGTGAGCTTCTGTTCGACGAGATTCGTGAAAAAGCCCTGGCCTGGTGCATTGCTCGCGCCGATGTGGAAGAGATCGACCGGTTGAATATCCTGCATGCGACCATGCTGGCCATGCAGCGCGCAGTCGAAGGATTGGCGGTAACACCCAGGTTGGCGCTGATCGATGGCAATCGCTGCCCAAAGCTGTCGGTGCCTTGTGCGCCAGTGGTCAAGGGCGATAGCCAGGTGCCGGCGATTGCTGCCGCATCGATCCTGGCGAAGGTCAGCCGCGACCGTGAAATGCGCGAACTGGATAGGCTCTACCCCGGCTACGGTCTGGCAGGGCACAAGGGCTATCCGACACCTTCGCACCTGGCCAGCCTGCAAGCGCTCGGTGTCACGCCCATTTATCGTCGTTCGTTCGCACCGGTACGCCGCTTGCTGGATGAGACGGCGGCATTCAGCGCCGAGCCTGACCGGCTCTAA
- a CDS encoding ABC transporter substrate-binding protein, whose amino-acid sequence MIGRVGYWLVIVCLSWATPAVAHEPLTLQLRWMHQFQFAGYYAALHKGFYRDEGLEVVFREGGPGIAPVDEVVAGRADFGVSNAGLVNAYLNGKPVLMLAPIFQHSPSVLLIRGEGYRTPSDLAGSGSILLLGSDEDVELKAMFINEGIALDRLGLVTAGRHLDDLIDGKVLALNAYLSNEPYMLESRNIPFSLLRPQHYGMDFYSDLLFTSQKMARRSPAQVAAFRRASLKGWEYALDHPDELIDIILDHYNTQSKTREHLVFEARMLRQLIAPDLVQIGHSNPGRWEHIAKTFSRFGMASRERRLAEFFYQPERPVDYRWLKILAALCALGALSLGFRGVLLGRANRRLSDEVHARKAAQAELSEAHDKLARFNGIINEHVMITRTDCQGRIVEVTDAFCRQTGFAREHLLGLELSALFEPRGGKAEPMHQVLANGGLWQGELRTRCLDGSFFWADVTINPLRDEQGALLEATAFHVDVSARKLIEQISRKDDLTGLLNRRTFLAEAERAVAETCAPYIAMAMLDADFFKRINDTWGHLVGDRVLRAIAQEILVLQEGGSLVGRFGGEEFVAIFQVEALDEPLSALSALMERVRNLRFADGDGQVSLTISVGLAICRAEAAVLEALLSRADNALYQAKYEGRDRLCVEHDLGVSFPSTVD is encoded by the coding sequence GTGATCGGGCGCGTCGGCTATTGGCTGGTGATTGTTTGCCTGTCATGGGCGACACCGGCTGTCGCCCATGAGCCGCTCACCCTCCAATTGCGCTGGATGCACCAATTCCAGTTCGCAGGTTATTACGCGGCGCTGCACAAGGGCTTCTATCGGGACGAGGGCCTTGAGGTCGTCTTCCGCGAGGGCGGGCCGGGTATCGCGCCTGTCGATGAGGTCGTGGCCGGACGCGCGGATTTCGGGGTTTCCAATGCAGGGTTGGTGAATGCCTATCTGAATGGCAAGCCGGTGCTGATGCTGGCACCGATCTTTCAGCACTCGCCCAGTGTGCTGCTGATTCGTGGCGAAGGGTATCGCACACCGAGCGACCTGGCCGGGAGCGGCTCCATTCTCCTGCTGGGCAGCGATGAAGATGTCGAGCTGAAGGCGATGTTCATCAATGAGGGCATTGCCCTGGATCGCCTCGGGCTGGTCACGGCGGGGCGGCATCTGGACGATCTGATCGACGGCAAGGTCCTGGCGCTCAACGCCTACCTGTCCAATGAGCCGTACATGCTGGAGAGCCGCAACATCCCTTTCAGCCTGCTGCGGCCGCAGCACTACGGGATGGATTTCTACTCCGACCTTCTCTTCACCAGCCAGAAGATGGCGCGCCGCTCGCCTGCGCAGGTGGCGGCATTCCGGCGTGCCAGCCTCAAGGGGTGGGAGTATGCCCTCGATCATCCCGACGAACTGATCGATATCATCCTCGACCACTACAACACGCAATCCAAGACGCGGGAGCATTTGGTCTTCGAGGCGCGAATGCTGCGCCAGCTGATCGCCCCCGACCTGGTGCAGATCGGCCACAGCAACCCGGGGCGTTGGGAGCATATCGCCAAGACCTTCTCCAGGTTCGGCATGGCCAGCCGGGAGCGGCGCCTGGCCGAGTTCTTCTACCAGCCGGAGCGACCGGTCGATTACCGCTGGCTGAAGATACTGGCCGCGTTGTGTGCCTTGGGGGCGCTGTCGCTGGGGTTCCGTGGCGTGCTGCTGGGGCGCGCCAATCGGCGTCTGAGCGATGAGGTTCACGCGCGCAAAGCGGCTCAGGCTGAACTGTCCGAGGCTCACGACAAGCTGGCCCGCTTCAACGGCATCATCAACGAGCACGTGATGATCACCCGCACCGACTGCCAGGGGCGGATCGTCGAAGTGACGGATGCATTCTGCCGACAAACCGGCTTTGCGCGTGAGCATCTGCTCGGGCTGGAGCTTTCGGCGCTGTTCGAGCCGCGGGGTGGAAAGGCGGAGCCGATGCATCAGGTCCTGGCCAATGGCGGCCTCTGGCAGGGCGAACTGCGGACTCGCTGTCTCGATGGATCATTCTTCTGGGCCGATGTGACGATCAATCCGCTGCGGGACGAACAGGGTGCCTTGCTGGAGGCGACGGCATTCCATGTGGATGTTTCCGCCCGCAAGTTGATCGAGCAGATTTCCCGCAAGGATGACCTGACGGGGCTGCTCAACCGACGTACCTTCCTGGCGGAAGCCGAGCGTGCCGTGGCGGAAACGTGCGCGCCCTATATCGCCATGGCCATGCTCGATGCCGACTTCTTCAAGCGCATCAACGACACCTGGGGGCATCTGGTCGGAGATCGCGTTCTGCGCGCCATTGCCCAGGAAATACTCGTGTTGCAGGAGGGCGGTAGCCTGGTCGGGCGTTTTGGCGGCGAAGAGTTCGTCGCGATCTTTCAGGTCGAGGCCCTGGATGAGCCGCTTTCCGCCTTGAGTGCCTTGATGGAGCGCGTTCGCAACCTGCGCTTTGCCGACGGCGATGGGCAAGTGAGCCTGACGATCAGTGTCGGCCTGGCAATCTGCCGTGCCGAGGCCGCCGTTCTGGAGGCGCTGCTCAGCCGGGCGGACAACGCGCTCTACCAGGCCAAGTACGAAGGGCGCGACCGCCTGTGCGTCGAGCATGACCTGGGCGTCTCTTTTCCGAGCACCGTGGACTGA
- the dnaE gene encoding DNA polymerase III subunit alpha, with amino-acid sequence MSVPFVHLRLHTEFSLVDGLVRVKPLIKALAASGMPAVAVTDQSNMCSLVKFYKAAMGGGIKPICGADIWLASRQEDGPLSRMTLLVMDSKGYRNLTELVSRGWSEGQSNEMVIIQPDWVKEAAEGLIALSGAKEGEIGHALLAGESALAQSLLEEWRQVFGDRFYLEVQRTNRVNDEEYLHAAVQLADSFGVPLVATNDVRFLRQEDFEAHETRVCIGESRILDDARRPRNYSDQQYLKSPQEMAELFSDLPEALENTVEIARRCNIEVQLGKYFLPDFPTPNGMGIDDYLRHASFEGLEERLSVLLPRDTPDYDAKRQVYVDRLNFELDIIIQMGFPGYFLIVMDFIKWAKNNGVPVGPGRGSGAGSLVAYVLKITDLDPLAYDLLFERFLNPERISMPDFDVDFCMDGRDRVIDYVAEAYGRNAVSQIITFGTMAAKAVVRDVARVQGKSYGLADRLSKMIPFEVGMTLDKAYEMEEPLRDFLKNDEEAAEIWEMSLKLEGIVRGTGKHAGGVVIAPTKLTDFSPIACDEEGAGLVTQFDKDDVEQAGLVKFDFLGLRTLTIIKWAMETIHHIQKRDGASDEELVNIDFIPLDDKKTYDMLQKAETTAVFQLESRGMKELIKKLKPDCLEDMIALVALFRPGPLQSGMVDDFINRKHGRAELSYPHPDYQYAGLEPVLKPTYGIILYQEQVMQIAQVMAGYTLGGADMLRRAMGKKKPEEMAKQRGGFIEGCANNNIDAELAGNIFDLVEKFAGYGFNKSHSAAYGLVSYQTAWLKAHYPSPFMAAVLSADMHNTDKVVTLIEECRSMKLRIDAPCVNTSEFKFTVNDDGRIVYGLGAIKGVGEGPVEAIVEARQGEPFKDLFDFCARIDLKRVNKRTLEALVRGGALDRLGPCFFDEPKAYQANLDQNRAILLAAVEEAVQAAEQTARSQESGHMDLFGGLFSEPEADVYANHRKVRELSMKERLKGEKDTLGLYLTGHPIDEYEGEVRRFARQRIVDLRPARDTQTIAGLIVNLRVMKNKKGDKMGFITLDDRSGRIEASLFADAFSSAQALLQTDALVVVEGEVSNDDFSGGLRLRAKRVMSLEEARTGLAESLRLRLSSDVLKGDRIRWLAEVCGRHRGACPVTLDYLGDDARALLQFGERWRIDPADNLIQALRDQFGRDNVFLQYR; translated from the coding sequence ATGTCCGTTCCCTTCGTTCACCTCCGCCTGCATACCGAGTTTTCCCTGGTCGATGGGCTGGTGCGGGTCAAGCCGCTGATCAAGGCGCTGGCTGCATCGGGCATGCCCGCCGTGGCGGTTACCGACCAGAGCAACATGTGCTCGCTGGTCAAGTTCTACAAGGCTGCCATGGGCGGTGGGATCAAGCCGATCTGCGGTGCCGACATCTGGCTGGCCAGCCGCCAGGAAGATGGTCCGCTGAGCCGGATGACGTTGCTGGTGATGGACTCCAAGGGGTATCGCAACCTGACGGAACTGGTCTCGCGTGGCTGGAGCGAAGGGCAGAGCAACGAAATGGTGATCATCCAGCCCGACTGGGTGAAGGAGGCCGCCGAAGGCCTGATTGCCCTGTCCGGTGCCAAGGAGGGCGAGATCGGCCATGCCTTGCTGGCGGGAGAGTCGGCGCTGGCGCAAAGCCTGCTGGAAGAGTGGCGGCAGGTGTTCGGCGATCGCTTCTACCTGGAGGTGCAGCGCACCAACCGGGTGAACGACGAGGAATACCTGCATGCGGCCGTGCAACTGGCTGACAGTTTCGGTGTGCCGCTGGTGGCGACCAACGATGTGCGCTTCCTGCGCCAGGAAGACTTCGAGGCACACGAAACCCGCGTCTGCATTGGCGAAAGCCGTATCCTCGATGATGCACGGCGTCCACGCAATTACTCGGACCAGCAATACCTGAAAAGCCCGCAGGAGATGGCCGAGCTGTTCAGCGACCTGCCGGAAGCGCTGGAAAACACAGTCGAGATCGCGCGCCGTTGCAATATCGAGGTGCAACTGGGCAAGTACTTCCTGCCGGACTTTCCGACGCCCAACGGCATGGGGATCGACGATTACCTTCGGCATGCCTCCTTCGAGGGGCTGGAGGAGCGCCTGTCGGTATTGCTGCCCAGGGACACGCCTGACTACGATGCGAAACGGCAGGTCTATGTCGATCGGCTGAATTTCGAGCTGGATATCATCATCCAGATGGGATTCCCCGGTTACTTCCTGATCGTCATGGACTTCATCAAGTGGGCCAAGAACAACGGCGTGCCGGTCGGTCCGGGCCGTGGCTCGGGTGCCGGCAGCCTGGTGGCCTACGTGCTGAAGATCACCGACCTCGATCCCCTGGCCTACGACCTGCTGTTCGAACGCTTCCTCAACCCGGAACGGATTTCCATGCCCGACTTCGACGTCGACTTCTGCATGGATGGGCGCGACCGGGTCATCGACTATGTGGCCGAGGCCTACGGGCGCAATGCGGTCAGCCAGATCATCACCTTCGGCACCATGGCGGCCAAGGCGGTGGTGCGTGACGTAGCGAGGGTGCAGGGCAAGTCCTACGGTCTGGCCGACCGACTGTCGAAGATGATCCCCTTCGAAGTGGGCATGACCCTGGATAAAGCCTACGAGATGGAAGAACCGCTGCGCGATTTCCTCAAGAACGACGAGGAAGCGGCGGAAATCTGGGAGATGTCGCTCAAGCTCGAAGGCATCGTCCGGGGCACTGGCAAGCACGCCGGTGGCGTGGTGATCGCGCCGACCAAGCTGACTGACTTCTCGCCCATCGCCTGTGACGAGGAGGGCGCTGGCCTGGTGACGCAGTTCGACAAGGACGATGTCGAGCAGGCCGGTCTGGTGAAGTTCGACTTCCTTGGCCTGCGCACCCTGACCATCATCAAGTGGGCGATGGAGACCATCCACCATATCCAGAAGCGCGATGGTGCCTCGGATGAGGAACTGGTCAACATCGACTTCATTCCGCTGGACGACAAGAAAACCTACGACATGCTGCAGAAGGCGGAGACCACCGCGGTCTTCCAGCTCGAGTCGCGCGGTATGAAGGAGCTGATCAAGAAGCTCAAGCCCGACTGCCTGGAGGACATGATCGCTCTGGTGGCGCTGTTCCGGCCCGGTCCGCTGCAATCGGGCATGGTGGATGACTTCATCAACCGCAAGCACGGTCGTGCTGAGTTGTCCTACCCGCACCCGGACTACCAGTACGCCGGCCTGGAGCCAGTGCTGAAACCGACCTACGGCATCATCCTGTATCAGGAGCAGGTGATGCAGATTGCCCAGGTGATGGCCGGCTACACCCTGGGGGGCGCGGACATGCTGCGCCGTGCCATGGGCAAGAAGAAGCCGGAGGAAATGGCCAAACAGCGCGGCGGCTTCATCGAGGGTTGTGCGAACAACAACATCGACGCCGAGCTGGCGGGCAACATCTTCGATCTGGTGGAGAAGTTCGCGGGCTACGGCTTCAACAAGTCTCACTCCGCGGCCTATGGCCTGGTGTCCTACCAGACCGCCTGGCTCAAGGCCCACTATCCATCGCCGTTCATGGCGGCGGTGCTGTCGGCGGATATGCACAACACCGACAAGGTGGTCACGCTGATCGAAGAGTGCCGCAGCATGAAGCTGCGCATCGACGCGCCTTGCGTGAACACCTCGGAATTCAAGTTCACCGTCAATGACGATGGTCGGATCGTCTATGGGCTCGGGGCGATCAAGGGTGTCGGCGAGGGGCCGGTGGAGGCCATCGTCGAGGCGCGCCAGGGTGAGCCGTTCAAGGACCTGTTCGATTTCTGTGCGCGTATCGACCTCAAGCGGGTCAACAAGCGCACCCTGGAAGCCCTGGTTCGTGGCGGTGCGCTGGACCGCCTGGGGCCGTGCTTCTTCGATGAGCCCAAGGCCTACCAGGCCAACCTGGACCAGAACCGTGCGATTCTCCTGGCTGCGGTGGAAGAGGCGGTGCAGGCCGCGGAGCAGACGGCACGCAGCCAGGAAAGTGGGCACATGGACCTGTTCGGCGGACTGTTCAGCGAGCCGGAGGCGGATGTCTACGCCAACCACCGCAAGGTGCGTGAACTGTCGATGAAGGAGCGCCTGAAGGGCGAGAAGGACACCCTGGGCCTCTACCTGACCGGTCACCCTATCGACGAGTATGAAGGCGAGGTCCGCCGTTTCGCACGGCAACGTATCGTCGACCTGCGCCCGGCACGAGACACCCAGACCATTGCCGGTCTGATCGTCAACCTGCGGGTGATGAAGAACAAGAAAGGCGACAAGATGGGCTTCATTACCCTGGACGACCGCTCCGGGCGTATCGAGGCTTCGTTGTTCGCCGACGCCTTCTCCAGTGCCCAGGCGCTGTTGCAGACGGATGCGCTGGTGGTGGTGGAGGGTGAGGTCAGCAACGATGACTTCTCCGGCGGCCTGCGCCTGCGTGCCAAGCGTGTGATGAGCCTGGAAGAAGCGCGCACCGGGCTGGCGGAAAGCCTGCGCCTGCGTTTGAGCAGCGATGTGCTCAAGGGCGACCGGATACGCTGGCTGGCCGAGGTCTGTGGGCGGCACCGTGGTGCCTGCCCGGTCACGCTGGATTACCTGGGTGATGACGCCAGGGCGTTGTTGCAGTTCGGCGAGCGCTGGCGGATCGATCCCGCCGACAATTTGATTCAGGCATTGCGTGACCAGTTCGGACGCGACAACGTCTTCCTGCAATACCGGTGA
- a CDS encoding acetyl-CoA carboxylase carboxyltransferase subunit alpha, with protein MNPNFLDFEQPIADLQAKIEELRLVGNDNSLNIGDEIARLQDKSESLTASIFSNLSSWQIARLARHPQRPYTLDYISNLFTEFEELHGDRHFSDDAAIVGGVARLDGQPVMVIGHQKGREVREKVRRNFGMPRPEGYRKACRLMEMAERFRMPILTFIDTPGAYPGIDAEERNQSEAIAWNLRVMSRLKTPIIATVIGEGGSGGALAIGVSDRLNMLQYSTYAVISPEGCASILWRTAEKAPEAAEAMGVTAARLKDLGIVDRIISEPLGGAHRNPQAIAESIRDVLTEQLDALRTLDTEILLAQRYERLMSFGVQ; from the coding sequence ATGAACCCGAATTTTCTCGATTTCGAACAGCCGATTGCCGACCTGCAAGCCAAGATCGAAGAGCTGCGACTGGTTGGCAATGACAACTCACTGAACATCGGCGATGAGATCGCCCGCCTGCAGGACAAGAGCGAGTCGCTCACTGCAAGCATCTTCAGCAATCTGAGCAGCTGGCAGATCGCGCGTCTGGCGCGCCACCCGCAGCGCCCCTACACGCTGGACTACATCAGCAACCTGTTCACCGAGTTCGAAGAACTGCACGGTGACCGCCACTTCTCCGATGATGCCGCCATCGTCGGTGGTGTGGCCCGTCTCGACGGCCAGCCGGTCATGGTCATCGGTCACCAGAAAGGCCGCGAAGTGCGTGAGAAGGTTCGCCGCAACTTCGGCATGCCGCGTCCCGAGGGCTACCGCAAGGCGTGCCGCCTGATGGAAATGGCTGAACGTTTCCGCATGCCGATCCTGACCTTCATCGACACCCCTGGCGCCTATCCTGGCATCGATGCCGAAGAGCGTAACCAGAGCGAGGCCATCGCCTGGAACCTGCGCGTCATGTCCCGTCTGAAGACGCCGATCATCGCGACCGTGATCGGTGAGGGTGGTTCGGGTGGCGCGCTGGCCATCGGTGTGAGCGACCGTCTGAATATGCTGCAGTATTCCACCTACGCGGTGATCTCTCCGGAAGGCTGTGCCTCGATCCTCTGGCGCACAGCGGAAAAAGCCCCGGAAGCGGCCGAAGCCATGGGCGTTACTGCGGCTCGCCTGAAGGATCTGGGTATCGTCGATCGCATTATCAGCGAGCCATTGGGTGGCGCACACCGTAACCCGCAAGCCATCGCCGAGAGCATTCGCGATGTGTTGACCGAGCAACTGGATGCGCTCCGGACGCTCGACACCGAGATCCTGCTGGCTCAGCGCTATGAGCGCCTGATGAGCTTCGGCGTTCAGTAA